One Lagopus muta isolate bLagMut1 chromosome 10, bLagMut1 primary, whole genome shotgun sequence DNA segment encodes these proteins:
- the LINGO1 gene encoding leucine-rich repeat and immunoglobulin-like domain-containing nogo receptor-interacting protein 1 isoform X3, with the protein MLAGEASMRSPILACWQPILLLMLGSILSGSATGCPPRCECSAQERAVLCHRKRFMVVPEGIPTETRQLDLGKNRIKTLNQDEFANYPHLEELELNENIISAIEPGAFNNLFNLRTLGLRSNRLKLIPLGVFTGLSNLTKLDISENKIVILLDYMFQDLYNLKSLEVGDNDLVYISHRAFSGLNSLEQLTLEKCNLTSIPTEALSHLHGLIVLRLRHLNINAIRDYSFKRLYRLKVLEISHWPYLDTMTSNCLYGLNLTSLSITHCNLTSIPYVSVRHLVYLRFLNLSYNPIVTIEGSMLHDLLRLQEIQLVGGQLTTVEPFAFRGLNYLRILNVSGNLLTTLEESAFHSVGNLETLILDNNPLACDCRLLWVFRRRWRLNFNKQQPTCSTPEFVQGKEFKDFPDVLLPNYFTCRRARIRDRKPQQIFVDEGHTVHFVCRADGDPPPAIMWLSPRKHLISTKTNGRLTVFPDGTLEVRYAQIQDNGTYLCIASNAGGNDTMLAHLHVRSYSPDWPHQPNKTFAFISNQPNESDANSTRATVPFPFDIKTLIIATTMGFISFLGVVLFCLVLLFLWSRGKGNTKHNIEIEYVPRKSDAGISSADAPRKFNMKMI; encoded by the coding sequence ATGTTAGCTGGGGAGGCGAGTATGCGCAGCCCAATCCTGGCCTGCTGGCAGCCAATTCTCCTCCTGATGCTGGGATCCATCCTGTCCGGCTCTGCCACGGGCTGCCCTCCGCGCTGCGAGTGCTCTGCCCAGGAgcgtgctgtgctgtgccatcgGAAGCGATTCATGGTCGTCCCGGAGGGGATCCCGACGGAGACCAGGCAGCTAGACTTGGGTAAGAACCGCATCAAGACGCTCAACCAGGATGAATTTGCCAACTACCCTCACCTTGAAGAGCTGGAGCTAAACGAGAACATTATCAGTGCCATTGAACCTGGGGCTTTCAACAACCTCTTCAACCTCAGGACGCTGGGGCTCAGGAGTAACAGACTCAAGCTGATCCCCTTGGGGGTGTTTACTGGACTCAGCAATCTTACCAAGCTAGACATTAGTGAGAACAAAATTGTGATCCTCCTAGACTACATGTTCCAGGACTTGTACAACCTGAAGTCTTTGGAGGTAGGGGACAACGACCTTGTCTACATTTCCCACCGGGCCTTCAGCGGCCTCAACAGCCTGGAGCAGCTGACCCTGGAGAAATGCAACCTGACCTCCATCCCCACGGAGGCCCTGTCTCACCTGCACGGCCTGATTGTGCTGCGGCTGCGCCACCTGAACATCAACGCCATCCGGGATTACTCATTCAAGAGGCTGTACAGGCTTAAGGTCCTCGAGATCTCACACTGGCCCTACTTGGATACCATGACATCCAACTGCCTGTACGGGTTGAACCTGACCTCCTTGTCCATCACCCACTGCAACCTGACGTCCATCCCGTACGTGTCGGTGAGGCACTTGGTTTACCTCCGCTTCCTGAACCTGTCCTACAACCCCATTGTCACCATCGAGGGCTCCATGCTCCATGACCTGCTCAGGCTGCAGGAGATCCAGCTGGTGGGAGGGCAGCTCACCACGGTCGAGCCCTTTGCCTTCCGTGGCCTCAATTACCTGCGCATCCTGAACGTGTCAGGAAACTTGCTGACCACTCTGGAAGAGTCGGCCTTCCACTCGGTGGGCAACCTGGAGACGCTCATCCTCGACAACAACCCCTTAGCCTGCGACTGTCGGCTGCTGTGGGTTTTCCGACGGCGATGGAGGTTGAACTTCAATAAGCAGCAGCCCACCTGCTCTACCCCCGAGTTCGTCCAGGGCAAGGAGTTCAAAGACTTCCCTGACGTCCTCCTGCCCAACTACTTCACCTGCCGCCGGGCTCGGATACGGGACCGCAAACCTCAGCAGATCTTTGTGGACGAAGGCCACACGGTGCATTTTGTCTGTCGGGCAGACGGGGATCCGCCACCCGCCATCATGTGGCTTTCTCCCCGGAAGCACCTCATCTCAACCAAAACCAACGGGCGGCTCACTGTCTTCCCTGACGGCACGCTGGAGGTGCGCTACGCTCAGATCCAGGACAACGGCACCTACCTATGCATTGCCAGCAACGCGGGTGGCAACGACACCATGCTGGCCCACCTGCACGTGCGCAGCTACTCCCCAGACTGGCCCCACCAGCCCAACAAGACCTTCGCGTTCATCTCCAACCAGCCCAACGAGAGCGATGCCAACAGCACACGTGCCACCGTGCCTTTTCCCTTTGACATCAAGACTCTCATCATCGCCACCACCATGggcttcatttctttcctgggCGTCGTGCTCTTCTGTCTGGTGCTCCTCTTCCTGTGGAGCCGGGGGAAAGGCAACACCAAGCACAACATTGAAATCGAGTATGTGCCACGCAAGTCTGACGCAGGCATCAGCTCTGCCGACGCACCGCGCAAATTCAATATGAAAATGATTTAA
- the LINGO1 gene encoding leucine-rich repeat and immunoglobulin-like domain-containing nogo receptor-interacting protein 1 isoform X1: MQVRDRMLAGEASMRSPILACWQPILLLMLGSILSGSATGCPPRCECSAQERAVLCHRKRFMVVPEGIPTETRQLDLGKNRIKTLNQDEFANYPHLEELELNENIISAIEPGAFNNLFNLRTLGLRSNRLKLIPLGVFTGLSNLTKLDISENKIVILLDYMFQDLYNLKSLEVGDNDLVYISHRAFSGLNSLEQLTLEKCNLTSIPTEALSHLHGLIVLRLRHLNINAIRDYSFKRLYRLKVLEISHWPYLDTMTSNCLYGLNLTSLSITHCNLTSIPYVSVRHLVYLRFLNLSYNPIVTIEGSMLHDLLRLQEIQLVGGQLTTVEPFAFRGLNYLRILNVSGNLLTTLEESAFHSVGNLETLILDNNPLACDCRLLWVFRRRWRLNFNKQQPTCSTPEFVQGKEFKDFPDVLLPNYFTCRRARIRDRKPQQIFVDEGHTVHFVCRADGDPPPAIMWLSPRKHLISTKTNGRLTVFPDGTLEVRYAQIQDNGTYLCIASNAGGNDTMLAHLHVRSYSPDWPHQPNKTFAFISNQPNESDANSTRATVPFPFDIKTLIIATTMGFISFLGVVLFCLVLLFLWSRGKGNTKHNIEIEYVPRKSDAGISSADAPRKFNMKMI; this comes from the coding sequence GTGAGAGATAGGATGTTAGCTGGGGAGGCGAGTATGCGCAGCCCAATCCTGGCCTGCTGGCAGCCAATTCTCCTCCTGATGCTGGGATCCATCCTGTCCGGCTCTGCCACGGGCTGCCCTCCGCGCTGCGAGTGCTCTGCCCAGGAgcgtgctgtgctgtgccatcgGAAGCGATTCATGGTCGTCCCGGAGGGGATCCCGACGGAGACCAGGCAGCTAGACTTGGGTAAGAACCGCATCAAGACGCTCAACCAGGATGAATTTGCCAACTACCCTCACCTTGAAGAGCTGGAGCTAAACGAGAACATTATCAGTGCCATTGAACCTGGGGCTTTCAACAACCTCTTCAACCTCAGGACGCTGGGGCTCAGGAGTAACAGACTCAAGCTGATCCCCTTGGGGGTGTTTACTGGACTCAGCAATCTTACCAAGCTAGACATTAGTGAGAACAAAATTGTGATCCTCCTAGACTACATGTTCCAGGACTTGTACAACCTGAAGTCTTTGGAGGTAGGGGACAACGACCTTGTCTACATTTCCCACCGGGCCTTCAGCGGCCTCAACAGCCTGGAGCAGCTGACCCTGGAGAAATGCAACCTGACCTCCATCCCCACGGAGGCCCTGTCTCACCTGCACGGCCTGATTGTGCTGCGGCTGCGCCACCTGAACATCAACGCCATCCGGGATTACTCATTCAAGAGGCTGTACAGGCTTAAGGTCCTCGAGATCTCACACTGGCCCTACTTGGATACCATGACATCCAACTGCCTGTACGGGTTGAACCTGACCTCCTTGTCCATCACCCACTGCAACCTGACGTCCATCCCGTACGTGTCGGTGAGGCACTTGGTTTACCTCCGCTTCCTGAACCTGTCCTACAACCCCATTGTCACCATCGAGGGCTCCATGCTCCATGACCTGCTCAGGCTGCAGGAGATCCAGCTGGTGGGAGGGCAGCTCACCACGGTCGAGCCCTTTGCCTTCCGTGGCCTCAATTACCTGCGCATCCTGAACGTGTCAGGAAACTTGCTGACCACTCTGGAAGAGTCGGCCTTCCACTCGGTGGGCAACCTGGAGACGCTCATCCTCGACAACAACCCCTTAGCCTGCGACTGTCGGCTGCTGTGGGTTTTCCGACGGCGATGGAGGTTGAACTTCAATAAGCAGCAGCCCACCTGCTCTACCCCCGAGTTCGTCCAGGGCAAGGAGTTCAAAGACTTCCCTGACGTCCTCCTGCCCAACTACTTCACCTGCCGCCGGGCTCGGATACGGGACCGCAAACCTCAGCAGATCTTTGTGGACGAAGGCCACACGGTGCATTTTGTCTGTCGGGCAGACGGGGATCCGCCACCCGCCATCATGTGGCTTTCTCCCCGGAAGCACCTCATCTCAACCAAAACCAACGGGCGGCTCACTGTCTTCCCTGACGGCACGCTGGAGGTGCGCTACGCTCAGATCCAGGACAACGGCACCTACCTATGCATTGCCAGCAACGCGGGTGGCAACGACACCATGCTGGCCCACCTGCACGTGCGCAGCTACTCCCCAGACTGGCCCCACCAGCCCAACAAGACCTTCGCGTTCATCTCCAACCAGCCCAACGAGAGCGATGCCAACAGCACACGTGCCACCGTGCCTTTTCCCTTTGACATCAAGACTCTCATCATCGCCACCACCATGggcttcatttctttcctgggCGTCGTGCTCTTCTGTCTGGTGCTCCTCTTCCTGTGGAGCCGGGGGAAAGGCAACACCAAGCACAACATTGAAATCGAGTATGTGCCACGCAAGTCTGACGCAGGCATCAGCTCTGCCGACGCACCGCGCAAATTCAATATGAAAATGATTTAA